TTGCACGATCAGAAACTTTTTCACATCCCAATTGTTTTTCAATAGGAACAGAAATTGCGTATTTATTATTTTCACACATAAAAATAACTGGTAATTTATGAACTCCGGCAAAGTTAGCTCCTTCATGGAAATCACCTTGGTTTGAGGATCCCTCACCAAAGGTTACGAAAGTCACAAGGTCCTTTCTTTCCATTTTCCCTGCTAACGCTACGCCGACAGCATGTGGAACCTGAGTTGTTACAGGAGATGAACCAGTAACAATGCGATTTTTCTTTTGACCAAAGTGCCCAGGCATTTGTCTGCCGCCTGAGTTTGGATCCTCCGCTTTGGCAAAACCAGATAGCATTAGTTCTTTTGGTGTCATCCCAAAAGTTAAGACTACGCCCATATCACGGTAATATGGCAGCACATAATCTTTTTCCTTATCTAGAGCAAATGCCGCACCAACTTGTGCAGCTTCTTGTCCTTGACAAGAAATAACAAATGGTATTTTACCCGCACGATTCAATAACCACATTCGTTCATCAATCCGGCGGGCTAAAAGCATAGTTTCATACATTTCCAAAACCTTTTCATCACTTAAACCTAATGCATGATGACGATTTTCAGCCATAACATTCTTACCTCCCGTTTGTTCATACCAAAATAACTCATGAATGGATTGCTCGGCCATCAACTGCTAAAGCAGCTTCCCCAATCGCTTCTGATAGTGTTGGATGTGGATGAATCGTATGAGCAATCTCCCATGGAGTTGCATCCAATACCATTGCCAATCCTGCTTCTGTAATCATGTCAGTTACGTGTGGACCAATCATATGCACCCCTAGAATATCATTGGTCTCTTCGTCAGCAACAATCTTGACAAAGCCATCGGATTCTCCAAATACAAGAGCCTTTCCGATTGCTCGGAATGAAAATTTACCCACTTTTACTTTATGACCTTTTTCTTTTGCCTGTTCTTCGGTAATCCCAACGCTAGACACCTCAGGATTACTATATATACATCTTGAAACTAGATTGTAATTAAGCACTGACGGATCCTTCCGAGCAATATGCTCCACTGCAATTATACCTTCATGGGAGGCAACATGCGCAAGCTGTAAGCCGCCAATTACATCTCCAATTGCGTAAATATGAGATTCTTTTGTTTGGTAGAATTCATTGGTAACAATAAATCCTTTTTCTACCTGGATTTCTGTATTTTCTAATCCAATTCCTTCGACATTTGCTTGGCGTCCTACAGATACAAGGAGTTTTTCAGCCTTAAATTCTTTCACACCAGCTTTAACTTCTGCTGAAATAGTGACACCATCACCTTTTACAAGTGTTTCAGGAAGGACTTTCGCTCCTGTTACAAGCTTTATCCCCTTTTTCTTCATCAAGCGCTGCATTTCCTTAGAGATTTCCTTATCTTCAGTCGGAATAACCCGGTCCGCATACTCGATAACAGTTACTTCAACACCGAAATCAGAAAGCATGGACGCCCACTCAATTCCAATCACTCCACCGCCAACAATAATGATGGATGCAGGTAATGTCTCCAGCTCTAAAGCTTCATCAGAGGTAATGACCAGTTCACCATCAATTTCAAGTCCAGGAAGCGTCCTTGGTCTTGAACCAGTTGCAACGACAACGTTTTTCGGAATGAGCATTTCATTTTCTTCTCCATTATTCATTTCCACCGATATAGTTCCAGGCATTGGTGAAAAAATAGAAGGTCCTAAAATCCGGCCAAGTCCCTCATAAACATCAATTTTCCCTTGCTTCATGAGATGTTGTACGCCTTTATGGAGTTGATCGATTATTTTATTCTTTCTTTCCTGAACTTTCACAAAGTTATAGGATACTTCACTTGTGATAACACCAAAATCTTCGCTGTGCTTAGCTGTCGCGTAAACCTCAGCACTTCTGAGAAGAGCTTTACTTGGGATACAGCCTTTATGTAGGCATGTTCCTCCAAGTTTCCCTTTTTCAACTATTGCTGTTTTTAAGCCAAGCTGAGAGGCACGAATGGCAGCTACATAACCGCCGGTACCACCACCAAGAATGACCAAATCGTATTCTTGTGACACTGTATTTCCTCCCCAAATTGTTAGATTTTTGCTGTTTTGAATGTACCAGGATACTCTTTTACTTTTTCCTCTCCACGCAAAACTCTAAGTGCACCTTCAGCTAATGCTTGAAGTTCATTTTCACCTGGATGGACAATCGTATCTGCAATCCAATTAATTCTATCGGTGATGGATTTCACAAATCCTTTACCATAAGCAAGACCCCCAGTTAACACAATAGCATCTACTTTTCCTGCTAATACTGCGCTTGCTGCTCCTATTTCCTTTGCTACCTGATAGGCCATTGCTTCGTAAATAAGAGAAGCTTGTTCATCCCCAGCAGCAATTCTCTTTTCAACTTCAACCGCATCATTCGTTCCAAGATAACCGACAAGTCCGCCTTGACCTACAAGTTTTTTCATTATTTCATCGCGAAAGTATTGCCCAGAATAACAAAGTGCTACTAAATCCCCAACTGGAACAGTCCCTGCACGTTCAGGGCTAAAAGGACCATCACCATGGAGACCATTGTTTACATCAATGACTTTTCCCTGCTTATGTACTCCAACGGTAATTCCGCCGCCCATATGTGTAACAATTAAGTTTAATTCCGTATAATTCTTCCCTAGCTCCTTTGCGACTCTGCGAGCAACAGCCTTTTGGTTGAGCGCATGGAATATACTTACTCTTTCAATTAAGGAAAAGCCAGATACTCTTGCAATCGGCTCAAGCTCATCTACAACGACAGGATCAACAATATAAGAGGGAATATTTAATCCAGAAGCAATTTCATAAGCAATAATACCACCAAGATTTGAAGCATGCTGTCCAGCAAAACCAGTCCGTAAATCATCAAGCATGATTTCATTTACTGCATAGGTTCCGCCTTCAATCGGTCGAAGCAAGCCTCCCCGCCCACAAACAGCACTCAGCTTGGATATATTAATTCCTTC
This Neobacillus sp. YX16 DNA region includes the following protein-coding sequences:
- a CDS encoding thiamine pyrophosphate-dependent dehydrogenase E1 component subunit alpha, whose translation is MAENRHHALGLSDEKVLEMYETMLLARRIDERMWLLNRAGKIPFVISCQGQEAAQVGAAFALDKEKDYVLPYYRDMGVVLTFGMTPKELMLSGFAKAEDPNSGGRQMPGHFGQKKNRIVTGSSPVTTQVPHAVGVALAGKMERKDLVTFVTFGEGSSNQGDFHEGANFAGVHKLPVIFMCENNKYAISVPIEKQLGCEKVSDRAIGYGMPGFTVDGNDPLEVYKVVKDAADRGRRGEGPSLIETISYRLTPHSSDDDDRSYRAPDEVAKAKTKDPIITFGAYLKETGVMNDVLEKEINDRVMKQVNEATDYAENAPYAAPEHALKYVYADK
- the lpdA gene encoding dihydrolipoyl dehydrogenase → MSQEYDLVILGGGTGGYVAAIRASQLGLKTAIVEKGKLGGTCLHKGCIPSKALLRSAEVYATAKHSEDFGVITSEVSYNFVKVQERKNKIIDQLHKGVQHLMKQGKIDVYEGLGRILGPSIFSPMPGTISVEMNNGEENEMLIPKNVVVATGSRPRTLPGLEIDGELVITSDEALELETLPASIIIVGGGVIGIEWASMLSDFGVEVTVIEYADRVIPTEDKEISKEMQRLMKKKGIKLVTGAKVLPETLVKGDGVTISAEVKAGVKEFKAEKLLVSVGRQANVEGIGLENTEIQVEKGFIVTNEFYQTKESHIYAIGDVIGGLQLAHVASHEGIIAVEHIARKDPSVLNYNLVSRCIYSNPEVSSVGITEEQAKEKGHKVKVGKFSFRAIGKALVFGESDGFVKIVADEETNDILGVHMIGPHVTDMITEAGLAMVLDATPWEIAHTIHPHPTLSEAIGEAALAVDGRAIHS
- the buk gene encoding butyrate kinase, whose amino-acid sequence is MPDKKYRMLVINPGSTSTKIGVFDNEISILEKTIRHDSRMINSFANIIDQYEFRKNTILETLDNEGINISKLSAVCGRGGLLRPIEGGTYAVNEIMLDDLRTGFAGQHASNLGGIIAYEIASGLNIPSYIVDPVVVDELEPIARVSGFSLIERVSIFHALNQKAVARRVAKELGKNYTELNLIVTHMGGGITVGVHKQGKVIDVNNGLHGDGPFSPERAGTVPVGDLVALCYSGQYFRDEIMKKLVGQGGLVGYLGTNDAVEVEKRIAAGDEQASLIYEAMAYQVAKEIGAASAVLAGKVDAIVLTGGLAYGKGFVKSITDRINWIADTIVHPGENELQALAEGALRVLRGEEKVKEYPGTFKTAKI